The following proteins are co-located in the Spirosoma montaniterrae genome:
- a CDS encoding DUF3526 domain-containing protein — translation MKNIIAHKEFVVTLRDRRFWVAGGVVLLLLLVAVWTGFQNYRMLAEKRGQANRSARAAWLGQPEKNPHSAAHYGTFAFRPKSDLSFLDFGLDTYTGASVYLEGHRQNDAKFSQAEDATVLIRFGEMTVAFVLQLLIPLLIIFLCFSAFTQERDEHILKLVASQGVSVADLYWGKVLGLTRVTGLVLGPALLLAAGLLFAQTGFQTSIDTVLRLLLFGLIYALYFLLFITGSVYVSARSSSSRASLLTLLGVWIVACVLLPKAAANLGESLFSVPSKYAFQRLIHEDEEKGIDGHNPSDARAKELEKKVLAQYGVDSVAQLPVNFDGIVMQEGEKYTSMVYQKHFGALQQQFQKQNSLATVLGFVNPYLAVRNLSMGLSGSDYAHFLDFKDKAEQHRFALVEQLNNQMIRFSKTGDWEKKVSRDFWAKTPAFTYQLPSVGWALRQHGVSLVALLLFSGLLLGGIQRSLKSVAIL, via the coding sequence ATGAAAAATATCATTGCCCACAAAGAGTTCGTTGTTACCCTGCGCGACCGGCGTTTTTGGGTTGCCGGTGGGGTTGTGCTGTTGCTGTTGCTCGTAGCAGTCTGGACGGGCTTTCAGAACTACCGGATGCTGGCCGAAAAACGCGGGCAGGCCAATCGGTCGGCGCGGGCTGCGTGGCTGGGGCAACCCGAAAAAAATCCGCACTCGGCAGCGCACTACGGCACGTTTGCATTCCGTCCCAAATCTGACCTGAGTTTTCTGGACTTTGGTCTCGATACGTACACCGGAGCGAGCGTATATCTGGAAGGACACCGCCAGAACGACGCAAAGTTCAGTCAGGCCGAAGATGCCACCGTACTGATTCGATTCGGTGAGATGACCGTAGCATTTGTGTTGCAACTCCTGATTCCGCTGCTGATTATCTTTCTGTGTTTCAGTGCTTTCACGCAGGAGCGCGACGAACACATCCTTAAATTAGTAGCCAGTCAGGGTGTATCCGTCGCGGATTTATACTGGGGTAAAGTGCTGGGTTTGACGCGGGTGACCGGGTTAGTGCTTGGCCCCGCGCTGCTGCTGGCGGCTGGCTTGTTGTTTGCCCAAACGGGTTTTCAGACCAGCATCGACACGGTGCTGCGGCTGCTGCTGTTTGGGCTGATTTACGCGCTTTATTTTCTATTGTTTATTACCGGAAGCGTGTACGTGTCGGCTCGTAGCAGCAGTTCGCGGGCAAGTTTGCTCACCTTGCTTGGCGTCTGGATTGTAGCCTGTGTATTGTTGCCAAAAGCTGCGGCTAATCTGGGTGAAAGCCTCTTCAGTGTACCATCGAAATACGCCTTTCAACGGCTGATTCACGAAGACGAAGAAAAAGGTATCGACGGGCATAACCCGTCTGATGCACGGGCAAAAGAACTGGAAAAGAAGGTGTTGGCCCAATATGGCGTCGATTCTGTAGCGCAGTTGCCGGTCAACTTCGACGGTATTGTGATGCAGGAGGGTGAAAAATACACCAGCATGGTCTATCAGAAGCATTTTGGCGCATTGCAGCAGCAGTTTCAGAAACAGAACAGTTTGGCAACTGTACTGGGTTTTGTGAACCCATACTTAGCTGTGCGGAATTTGTCGATGGGGCTGTCGGGGTCCGATTACGCGCATTTTCTGGATTTTAAAGATAAAGCCGAACAGCACCGATTCGCGCTGGTCGAACAACTTAATAACCAGATGATACGCTTCTCGAAAACCGGCGATTGGGAAAAGAAAGTCAGCCGCGATTTCTGGGCAAAAACGCCCGCTTTTACGTATCAGTTGCCATCGGTTGGCTGGGCATTGCGGCAGCATGGCGTATCGCTGGTAGCATTGCTGCTGTTTAGCGGGCTATTGTTGGGCGGTATTCAGCGCAGTTTAAAATCTGTGGCTATTCTTTAG
- a CDS encoding class I SAM-dependent methyltransferase, with product MNEEQLRDVASQLRQPHGDAGVEVGQRMNVGNELIYRRAIRQLAVQPNDRILELGPGNGLFARDLVGVAPSVRYTGCDFSEVMIAQANQLNADLVQSGQVRFVFRSGATLPFDDGSFTKFLTINTLYFWEDPAAELAEIQRVLVPGGHVVLGIRPRSLMEQMPFTAFGFTLYDPEQATELLIANDFTVTSVVVEPEPAQTFFGKSLAMETVLVCAQTLD from the coding sequence ATGAACGAAGAACAACTCCGCGACGTAGCCAGCCAGCTTCGCCAGCCCCACGGCGATGCCGGCGTAGAAGTAGGTCAGCGTATGAACGTTGGCAACGAACTAATCTACCGACGGGCCATTCGCCAGTTGGCCGTTCAACCCAACGACCGTATTCTTGAACTTGGCCCCGGCAACGGTCTGTTTGCCCGCGATCTGGTCGGCGTTGCCCCGTCGGTGCGCTACACTGGCTGCGATTTTTCGGAGGTGATGATTGCACAAGCCAACCAGCTAAACGCCGATTTGGTGCAAAGCGGGCAGGTTAGATTTGTGTTTCGGTCGGGTGCTACCCTGCCGTTCGACGATGGTTCGTTTACTAAATTCCTAACAATCAACACGTTATATTTCTGGGAAGACCCAGCCGCTGAACTGGCCGAAATACAGCGCGTTCTGGTGCCGGGTGGGCATGTTGTGTTGGGCATCCGCCCCCGCAGTCTGATGGAACAAATGCCCTTTACGGCATTCGGCTTTACGCTTTACGACCCTGAGCAGGCTACCGAACTCCTGATTGCCAATGATTTTACAGTAACAAGCGTTGTGGTCGAACCCGAACCAGCCCAAACGTTTTTCGGTAAGTCGCTGGCTATGGAAACGGTATTAGTCTGCGCCCAAACGCTCGATTAG
- a CDS encoding DUF3526 domain-containing protein produces the protein MHPFFLLLRNDWRLLKRGRSLTIVSLLALLAGVYALFYGKTFVERQQATITELQQNERARLDSLLIWAKLDPTVAANREKWEKATSPYDVNVPEGYRTTMHEPSALTPLSLGMRDLFPYYHDVMGRAIYRQLFQQEIANPQKLAVGHFDWAFVVIFLLPLLLIALSYNLLSVEKEQGTYALLRSQPITLRQIVLAKLVLRLGLLMGFLVLMTGLAIGLLGIDVGEDGALTARFFVVSAMYSLFWAGVVFAVVSFQKTSAFNALMLLGCWLVLVLALPTLLHQVLTVRQPIDRSTFENLVRDEYGQEQPDSVVLKPYYARYPDRYFPRDTIKRTPDLRVYYARNDQLDQILTPLVGQYEAAVAAREATVSDWSWVLPAVTAQELFNGLAGTSAAAHRAYIGQVRDFHRLWNGFFVPKYFKNQRLTAADYAQFPVWQFRSAAPDVAVGPGLLKLLLLTVILFGLGWWKLK, from the coding sequence ATGCACCCTTTTTTTCTACTTCTCAGAAACGACTGGCGTTTGCTGAAACGCGGGCGGTCGCTAACTATCGTGAGCCTGTTAGCCCTGCTGGCGGGCGTTTATGCGCTATTTTACGGCAAAACGTTCGTAGAACGGCAGCAGGCTACCATTACCGAACTGCAACAAAACGAACGCGCCCGGCTCGACTCGCTCCTGATCTGGGCCAAACTCGACCCAACCGTAGCGGCTAATCGCGAAAAATGGGAGAAAGCCACCAGCCCCTACGACGTGAACGTGCCGGAGGGATACCGTACTACCATGCACGAACCGTCGGCCCTGACGCCCCTCTCGCTCGGTATGCGCGACCTGTTTCCCTATTACCACGATGTAATGGGCCGGGCTATTTATCGGCAGCTTTTTCAGCAGGAAATTGCCAATCCGCAAAAACTGGCAGTCGGGCATTTCGATTGGGCCTTTGTTGTCATATTCTTACTGCCTTTGTTGCTAATTGCGCTGTCGTACAATCTCTTATCGGTCGAGAAAGAGCAGGGAACGTATGCCTTGCTGCGGTCGCAGCCTATCACGCTTCGGCAAATTGTGCTGGCAAAACTCGTGCTTCGACTGGGTTTGCTGATGGGATTTCTGGTTTTGATGACGGGGCTGGCTATTGGGTTGCTGGGCATCGATGTAGGCGAAGATGGTGCATTGACAGCCCGTTTTTTTGTGGTGTCGGCAATGTACAGCCTGTTCTGGGCGGGCGTAGTGTTTGCGGTGGTATCGTTTCAGAAAACATCGGCATTTAACGCGCTCATGCTGCTCGGCTGCTGGCTCGTGCTGGTACTGGCCCTGCCGACACTATTGCATCAGGTGCTGACGGTTCGCCAGCCCATCGACCGCAGTACGTTCGAGAATCTGGTGCGCGATGAATACGGTCAGGAACAGCCCGACTCAGTAGTGCTCAAGCCGTACTACGCCCGCTATCCAGACCGTTATTTTCCCCGCGATACAATAAAGCGTACCCCTGATTTACGGGTCTATTACGCCCGTAACGACCAGCTCGATCAAATACTGACTCCATTAGTTGGGCAGTACGAAGCGGCTGTGGCTGCCCGCGAAGCTACGGTTTCGGACTGGAGTTGGGTACTGCCCGCCGTTACGGCCCAGGAACTCTTCAACGGACTGGCCGGTACGTCGGCAGCGGCCCACCGCGCCTATATCGGGCAAGTGCGCGATTTCCACCGTCTCTGGAATGGCTTCTTTGTGCCAAAATACTTTAAAAATCAACGGCTCACAGCCGCCGACTATGCCCAATTTCCCGTATGGCAGTTTCGGTCGGCAGCCCCTGATGTTGCCGTTGGTCCAGGCTTGCTGAAACTGCTGCTACTAACGGTCATCCTGTTTGGATTGGGCTGGTGGAAGCTGAAGTAA
- a CDS encoding CobW family GTP-binding protein, with amino-acid sequence MHNKSENMPKDVTLLTGFLGAGKTTLLNALMAARPQTRFALIENEYGEEGIDGGLVMRPDVDVVELSNGCLCCSLNNDLLDVLEAFYDRRDQFDELIIETTGIADPANVAVPFLMVPMVQREFTLKRVICLVDAELVEDQLRDTEEAIGQISFSDVILINKTDRVSPEYLATVQETLRGLNPFAQVFLGHKDSYPIDELMRAVRETADAGAITKLRPVQPSATPGPSLLQAVPKANSLGVMPHRHHHHKHSDIVSLSFRFSESFDMTQVYHRLTTLLLFQGQGIYRVKGIIYDETRAERWIVQSVGRTLTITEGAAWQPDEERVSRVVFIGKLLKPAGFEKLLKQCIRNAKPEPSAWNITNSAALQPTPKLPS; translated from the coding sequence ATGCACAACAAATCGGAAAACATGCCCAAAGACGTAACCTTGCTGACCGGCTTTCTGGGCGCGGGCAAAACCACCCTGCTCAATGCGCTGATGGCCGCCCGGCCCCAAACCCGGTTCGCCCTGATTGAAAATGAGTATGGCGAAGAAGGTATCGATGGCGGCTTAGTGATGCGGCCCGACGTAGACGTGGTCGAACTGAGCAACGGGTGCCTGTGCTGCTCACTCAACAACGACCTGCTCGACGTGCTGGAAGCGTTCTACGACCGGCGCGACCAGTTTGACGAGCTGATTATTGAAACTACTGGCATTGCCGACCCTGCCAACGTGGCCGTGCCGTTTCTGATGGTGCCAATGGTACAGCGCGAGTTCACGCTGAAGCGGGTTATTTGCTTGGTGGATGCCGAATTGGTTGAGGATCAGCTTCGTGACACGGAGGAGGCCATCGGTCAGATTTCGTTCAGCGACGTTATTCTGATTAACAAAACCGACCGGGTTTCGCCCGAATACCTTGCCACCGTGCAGGAAACGTTACGGGGTCTGAACCCATTTGCTCAAGTGTTTCTCGGACATAAAGACTCCTACCCAATTGACGAGTTGATGCGTGCAGTGCGCGAAACCGCCGATGCCGGAGCTATCACCAAACTGCGCCCTGTGCAACCCTCGGCTACGCCCGGTCCGTCGCTGTTGCAGGCCGTTCCAAAAGCCAACTCGCTGGGCGTAATGCCGCACCGGCACCACCACCACAAACACAGCGATATTGTGTCGTTAAGCTTCCGGTTCAGCGAGTCGTTCGATATGACGCAGGTGTACCACCGGCTTACCACATTGTTGCTTTTTCAGGGGCAGGGTATTTACCGGGTCAAAGGCATTATTTACGACGAAACCCGCGCCGAACGCTGGATTGTGCAGTCGGTTGGCCGAACCCTGACCATCACCGAAGGAGCCGCGTGGCAACCCGATGAAGAGCGTGTTAGCCGCGTGGTGTTCATTGGAAAGTTGCTCAAACCGGCGGGTTTCGAGAAGTTGCTGAAGCAGTGTATCCGAAACGCCAAACCCGAACCGTCGGCCTGGAACATCACCAATTCGGCAGCATTGCAGCCAACCCCGAAACTGCCTTCCTGA
- a CDS encoding ABC transporter ATP-binding protein: MLQALDLSKRYAPNAPLALDNLTMTVASGEIFCLLGQNGAGKTTTINLFLGFLKPTGGQALIDGLDVVAHPLETKKRLAYLPETVMLYPNLTGLENLDFFASLAGCRYASTELGDLLTRAGLQPDAHARRVETYSKGMRQKVGIAIALAKQATVLLLDEPTSGLDPKAANEFSDLLLQLRHSGTAILMATHDIFRAKEVATHIGIMREGRLVETLTATDMTANELEAIYLQTV; encoded by the coding sequence ATGCTACAAGCTCTCGATCTTTCCAAACGCTACGCGCCCAATGCCCCGCTGGCACTCGATAACCTGACTATGACTGTGGCATCGGGCGAAATCTTCTGCCTGCTCGGTCAGAACGGCGCAGGCAAAACCACGACGATTAATCTGTTTCTGGGCTTTCTGAAACCCACGGGCGGACAGGCTCTGATCGACGGTCTGGACGTTGTCGCCCATCCGCTCGAAACAAAAAAACGGCTGGCGTACCTGCCCGAAACCGTTATGTTGTATCCGAACCTGACGGGGCTTGAAAATCTTGATTTCTTCGCGTCGCTGGCCGGTTGTCGGTACGCATCGACTGAGTTGGGCGATCTGCTGACCCGCGCCGGTTTACAACCTGATGCCCACGCCCGAAGGGTAGAAACCTACTCGAAAGGGATGCGGCAAAAAGTAGGCATTGCTATTGCTTTGGCCAAACAGGCCACTGTGCTGCTTCTCGACGAACCCACCAGCGGGCTGGACCCTAAAGCCGCCAATGAATTTTCTGACCTGTTGCTGCAATTACGGCACTCGGGAACGGCAATCCTGATGGCAACGCATGATATTTTTCGGGCAAAGGAAGTTGCTACGCATATCGGTATCATGCGCGAAGGGCGGTTAGTCGAAACGCTGACCGCTACCGATATGACGGCCAATGAACTGGAAGCCATCTACCTCCAAACGGTGTAG
- a CDS encoding NAD(P)/FAD-dependent oxidoreductase — MESTDVLIIGGSYAGLSAALTLARSLRQVLVIDAGQPCNRQTPHSHNFITHDGTPPALIADRAREQVLAYPTVSFVHDFATEAARINSGFVVTTQSGRQYKARKVLLATGVVDQLPVIDGLAECWGISALHCPYCHGYEVAGQRIGVLANGDLAVEMVRLIQQWSKQVTLFTNGPATFSQEQKTLFQQLNVPVAESPVLAVVHQEGQVQHLQLADGSAQAVDALFVRPVVAHRNPLAEQLGCESNDMKLIQANEFGQTNVPGLYVAGDNSFPLRAVSVAVANGMKAGSFVNRELIEEDLIERLGAD; from the coding sequence ATGGAATCGACAGACGTATTGATTATTGGCGGCAGCTATGCCGGATTGAGTGCTGCACTGACACTGGCCCGGTCATTACGGCAGGTGCTGGTTATTGATGCCGGGCAACCCTGTAATCGGCAAACACCGCATTCGCATAACTTCATCACGCATGATGGAACGCCCCCCGCCCTGATTGCCGACAGGGCGCGGGAGCAGGTATTGGCGTATCCAACTGTTTCATTTGTTCATGATTTTGCTACCGAAGCCGCCCGAATCAACAGCGGCTTTGTTGTTACGACTCAGAGCGGCAGACAATACAAAGCCCGGAAGGTGCTATTGGCAACGGGCGTTGTTGATCAGTTGCCTGTTATTGACGGACTGGCCGAGTGCTGGGGTATTTCGGCACTGCACTGTCCGTATTGTCATGGCTACGAGGTGGCCGGGCAGCGAATAGGAGTACTTGCCAATGGCGATCTGGCGGTTGAGATGGTGCGGCTGATTCAGCAATGGTCGAAACAGGTAACACTGTTTACCAATGGTCCGGCTACGTTCTCGCAAGAGCAAAAAACGCTGTTTCAACAACTAAACGTACCCGTTGCTGAATCGCCTGTGCTGGCAGTTGTGCATCAAGAGGGTCAGGTGCAGCATCTGCAACTGGCCGATGGTTCTGCACAGGCTGTTGACGCGTTGTTCGTTCGTCCGGTGGTTGCACATCGAAACCCATTAGCCGAACAACTTGGCTGCGAAAGCAACGATATGAAACTGATTCAGGCAAATGAATTTGGGCAAACCAACGTGCCGGGGCTGTACGTGGCCGGAGATAATAGTTTCCCTTTGCGGGCCGTGAGCGTAGCAGTTGCCAACGGTATGAAAGCCGGTTCGTTCGTAAACCGCGAACTGATCGAGGAAGATCTAATCGAGCGTTTGGGCGCAGACTAA